CGGGAGATCATGAAGGCGACCTGGTCCTTGTCGGCCGCCCCCGTTCCGACCACCGACTTCTTGACCAGCCGCGCGGCATACTCGGCCACCGGCAGGCCCGCCTTCGCCGGCGCCAGCAGGGCCGCCGCCCGGGCGTGGCCCAGCTTCAGGGCCGAGGCGGCGTTGTTGTTCATGAAGGTCTCCTCGATGGCCGCCTCGTCGGGTGACCAGTCGGCGACCACGGCGCTGATTCCCTCGAACAGGGCCAGGAGGCGCTCGGAGAAGGGGGCCTTCTCGTCCGGGGCGATCACCCCGTGCCCGAGGTGCGAGAGCCGGTTGCCCTCGACCCGGATCACGCCCCAGCCCGTTTTCCGGAGGCCGGGGTCCAGGCCGAGGATTCGGAGGGGAGCGGGACTCATGCGGCCTTCCCGGCGGTTGTTCGTGATGTGTTCCTAGGCGGGTTCGCGAGCGGAGGGAAGGGGGCGCTGCAATCCGCATCTCCAGCGCCGTCTGCCTGTTTCCTGGGCGGAATCGCGTTCGAACCGCGGCGGAAATGTGACACATGCAACAAAACTAGACGACAGCGCGCAGCTTCTCTAAGGAGCGCCCGCAGGAGTTTGTTAAGTCAAACTACGGACCGGGCGCGCTATTGCGCGCGCCTGTGTGCAATCCTTTCATGGAGTCTTTCGGGACATGGCTTTCAGGCACGCACTTTTGAGGACGACCGTCATCTCCGGTCTCGCCGCCCTGGCGTTTGCGCCGTCGGCGCTCGCACAGGAAGCGACTGACGTGGACGAACTGGTCGTCACCGGCTCGCGCATCAAGTCCAGCGCCTACACCTCGGCCTCGCCGATCCAGGTGATCACGGGCGAGACCCAGACCCTCCAGGGCCTGGTCGATACCGCCGAGGTCCTGCAGCGTTCGTCGCTCGCCTCCGGTTCGTTCCAGGTGAACAACCAGCTGACCGGTTTCGTCACCACCGGCGGTCCCGGCGTGAACACCATCAACCTCCGCGGCCTCGGCTCCAACCGGAACCTGGTCCTGCTGAACGGGCGCCGCGTCGGCCCCGCCGGCACCCGCGGCACGGTCGGCCCCGTCGACCTGAACGTCATCCCGCAGTCGGTTGTGAACCGTATCGAGATCCTGAAGGACGGCGCCTCGTCGATCTACGGCTCCGACGCCATCGCCGGCGTCACCAACATCATCACCAACGATCGGATCGACGGTGGTGAAGTCCAGATCTACGGCAACATGGGCGAGCAGCGCGGCGGGGAAACCTTCCGCATCAACGGCACCTGGGGCAAGACCTTCGACCGGGGCTACCTGAACATCTCGGGTGACTATTACGAGCAGAAGGTCCTGCGTCGCGAAGATCGTGACGACACGGCCTGCGCCGCCGACTACCTCGTCGACCCGGCCACCGGCCAGCGCGTCGACTACAAGAACACCGAGGGCGGCACCAAGTGCTACAACCTGTTCGCCAACACCCTGCGGACCGGATCCTTCGG
The sequence above is a segment of the Phenylobacterium parvum genome. Coding sequences within it:
- the ruvC gene encoding crossover junction endodeoxyribonuclease RuvC: MSPAPLRILGLDPGLRKTGWGVIRVEGNRLSHLGHGVIAPDEKAPFSERLLALFEGISAVVADWSPDEAAIEETFMNNNAASALKLGHARAAALLAPAKAGLPVAEYAARLVKKSVVGTGAADKDQVAFMISRILPGSAGATADAADALAVAVAHAHARTRGRLAA